In one Balaenoptera musculus isolate JJ_BM4_2016_0621 chromosome 2, mBalMus1.pri.v3, whole genome shotgun sequence genomic region, the following are encoded:
- the LOC118890523 gene encoding granzyme B-like — protein MQPLLLLLLLAFLLPPRAKAGEIIGGHEAKRHSRPYMAYLQIWDQDDRRRCGGFLVREDFVLTAAHCWGSSVNVTLGAHNIKVRERTQQVIPVRKAIPHPDYNKKNYSNDIMLLKLERKAKQTAAVRPLSLPRGKARVKPGQVCSVAGWGQVAMGTYSDTLQEVKLTIQEDQKCESHLRNYYNNAIQLCVGDPKENKASFRGDSGGPLVCNNVAQGIVSYGQKNGSPPRACTKVSSFLPWIKKTMKTL, from the exons ATGCAGCCACTCCTGCTCCTGCTCCTGTTGGCCTTTTTACTGCCTCCCAGGGCAAAGGCAG GGGAGATCATCGGGGGCCATGAGGCCAAGCGCCACTCCCGCCCCTACATGGCGTATCTTCAGATCTGGGACCAGGATGACCGCAGAAGGTGCGGTGGGTTCCTGGTTCGAGAGGACTTTGTGCTGACAGCCGCTCACTGCTGGGGAAG CTCAGTCAACGTCACCCTGGGGGCCCACAACATCAAGGTTCGGGAGAGGACCCAGCAGGTCATCCCGGTGAGAAAAGCCATCCCCCACCCAGACTATAATAAAAAGAACTACTCCAATGACATCATGTTACTAAAG CTGGAGAGAAAGGCCAAGCAGACTGCAGCTGTGAGACCCCTCAGCCTGCCCAGGGGCAAGGCCCGGGTGAAGCCAGGACAGGTGTGCAGTGTAGCCGGCTGGGGGCAGGTCGCTATGGGCACGTACTCAGACACACTGCAGGAGGTAAAGCTGACCATACAGGAGGATCAAAAGTGTGAATCCCACTTACGCAATTATTACAACAACGCCATTCAGCTGTGTGTGGGGGacccaaaggaaaacaaagcttcCTTTAGG GGGGACTCCGGGGGCCCTCTGGTGTGTAACAATGTGGCCCAGGGCATTGTCTCCTATGGACAAAAAAATGGGTCACCTCCACGGGCCTGCACCAAAGTTTCAAGTTTCCTGCCCTGGATAAAGAAAACCATGAAAACCCTCTGA